In the genome of Macrobrachium nipponense isolate FS-2020 chromosome 34, ASM1510439v2, whole genome shotgun sequence, one region contains:
- the LOC135207926 gene encoding terminal nucleotidyltransferase 5C-like isoform X2 has translation MEGLLNVDMEDQRFAVLSYEQVRQLNDLLHEVVPIHGRGNFPTLEIRLRDLICMVRTKLEADSMTVRDIRINGGAASHILATDSDQAYNDLDLIFAVDLSTPRNYDRVKNAVLEVLLDYLPEGVSKKRMSSCSMKEGYVNKMVKVNDTDRWSLISLSNNGGRNVELKFVDSMKRQFEFSVDSFQIVLDSILLFYDCAEMPMSENFYPTVAGESVYGDFSEALYHLQKKLIATKSPEEIRGGGLLKYCNLIVKDYEPARPEEIKTLERYMCSRFFIDFPDVQQQQTKLEAYLWNHFVGEDEALRYEYLMVLHRVVDESTVCLMGHERRQTLNLIDELACQVFYSEQQRLYAKQQQHCSSSSCSSSSSSSTSSTSSSFDVHIAPPPPVIYSNGYYYAPIVPAPAPPQSYTCTCGWLQCA, from the coding sequence ATGGAAGGTCTCCTCAACGTCGACATGGAGGATCAGAGGTTTGCTGTTCTCAGCTACGAGCAGGTGCGTCAACTGAATGATTTGTTACACGAGGTGGTGCCCATACACGGCAGAGGAAACTTCCCCACGCTGGAGATCCGATTGCGGGACTTGATCTGTATGGTCAGAACTAAGCTGGAAGCTGATTCCATGACAGTGCGCGACATTCGCATCAACGGAGGTGCTGCATCCCACATTTTGGCCACGGATTCCGACCAGGCCTACAACGACCTCGACCTCATCTTCGCCGTGGATCTGAGCACGCCGCGCAACTACGACCGCGTGAAAAATGCCGTTCTCGAAGTGCTGTTGGACTACTTGCCAGAGGGCGTGAGCAAGAAGCGAATGTCGTCTTGCTCGATGAAGGAAGGCTATGTCAACAAAATGGTGAAGGTGAATGACACTGACCGATGGTCACTCATTTCTCTGTCCAACAATGGAGGCAGAAACGTCGAACTCAAGTTCGTCGACAGCATGAAGCGCCAGTTTGAGTTCTCTGTCGACTCCTTCCAGATCGTTCTGGACTCCATCTTGCTCTTTTACGACTGTGCGGAGATGCCCATGAGCGAGAACTTCTACCCAACCGTAGCGGGCGAGAGTGTGTACGGCGATTTCAGCGAGGCCCTCTATCACCTGCAGAAGAAGTTGATAGCCACGAAGAGCCCCGAGGAGATTCGAGGCGGTGGTCTGCTCAAGTACTGTAACCTGATCGTGAAGGACTACGAACCCGCCCGCCCCGAGGAGATCAAGACCCTCGAACGATACATGTGCTCTCGCTTCTTCATAGACTTTCCTGACGTTCAACAGCAACAGACGAAACTCGAGGCCTATTTGTGGAACCACTTCGTCGGGGAGGACGAGGCGTTGCGTTACGAATACCTGATGGTTCTGCACCGCGTCGTCGACGAGTCCACAGTCTGCCTGATGGGGCACGAAAGACGCCAAACCCTCAACCTCATCGACGAGCTCGCCTGTCAAGTCTTCTATTCGGAACAGCAGAGATTATACGCCAAACAGCAACAGCATTGTAGTAGCAGCAGctgtagcagtagcagtagcagctcCACAAGCAGCACTAGCAGCAGTTTCGACGTACACATAGCACCTCCTCCTCCAGTCATCTATAGCAATGGGTATTACTATGCCCCCATCGTGCCAGCACCCGCGCCCCCACAGTCTTACACTTGCACGTGTGGGTGGTTGCAGTGCGCCTAG